A genomic region of Euwallacea fornicatus isolate EFF26 chromosome 32, ASM4011564v1, whole genome shotgun sequence contains the following coding sequences:
- the LOC136348231 gene encoding glycogen debranching enzyme isoform X4: protein MLRGKMSSLMSWLLSSVTGSRGDEASTARGPPQTELATTKNKATSNIQQKKPESRKKSRRVGEEPKFSTKLSTPIEAIIEETLNEEVSDSPSNSSTEKPATSKSKRKKKPKKGNIDQKATGEVYSNSDFVFVKRFQKTPRKEPNPSKPSSPVSKAVKKSISQQGKAIFEEQNSEEALQSISKKQHTVTTPIIDHYKVFDKSNLPKLEAKESKKVSSEVSYASVVTNKSAEGPTETDSIRFRFAERESNLEAVISNSIECLRQWSDESSEYSDKEVDTTNNAPDELELSDEEGIKVCVSSKQAEQTEALPVLPKLIENLGTTSQTDKNDISQKILTEEEIEDKIQDLDDLIIEEPFVIEEIVTVTSKNDINNIVKEELPIDSAAERIPVTENLFLETLSTELNNSAEEEIQSLEDKIVEQLYIIEDIETTYSPLQLTQEQLDMSFRSQVRVLTLNDREYQESIIYRIEKNFILQFRFGPTLLGRKIKLYCNYPIEVNNVLAEFDRNTYQLLNWYQDEGCKNADDTASYAEIIPKIAGSFHYYFIYENENIEERQGSGYFLVDPVLKYGTNNEVLPLDCIQCQTVLSKHLGPFSTWDSKLKVGKESGYNVIHFTPIQELGASHSCYSLSEQLRLNPIFNEVDGRKPTFEDIEKLTCKMRKEWKMLSVCDIVLNHTANESEWINEHPEATYNCANCPYLRPAYLLDAGIYQFSLDVKKGYYEDKGIPREICKEEHLNAIRYHFKLNILDILKLHELFTVDVKKYLEEFLTLARKTPPTSSNEKSPLPELEIIHDPQYRRLGSSIDLALALKKYNTYRLDSFDEESRVKKCSEELKSKLDSLNESLIKEVTDDLNTALENVIAGIRYFRVQSDGPKFRDITISHPLVYRYFTDYGSPKTLAENEDIMYSENGKFLMAHNGWVMNSDPLKNFADVGTKTYIRRELIAWGDSVKLRFGNKPEDNPFLWDHMRRYVEQTVKIFDGVRLDNCHSTPIPVAEYLLDCARKIRPDLYVVAELFTNSDLTDNLFVNKLGITSLIREAMSAWDSHEEGRLVYRYGGVPVGSFYQPNIRPLVPMVAHALFLDLTHDNPSPVEKRSVFDLLPSSALVNMACCASGSNRGYDELVPHHVHVVDETRQYTEWCEDESLVVGNVRYVNDKFGIIAAKKALNNLHFKLGIEGYNQVYVDQMDSDVVAVTRHNPDTHSSYVLVAFTAFTHPDEHAHKHQRGIKPLRVEGVLDEIVLEGSLHHVDTQSGGSQFAKFQTFTKDSQWINGLSDYKVKIKEHIKVTQSDVFEEVSSGTLNVIQLNFKNFKPGSIAVIKVSLPEDIKESVLKIRGLINSLSSKKDTELCRIIGNLTLSDLNRALYRCDQEERDEGKGFDVYNIPNFGSLVYCGLQGFISLLANIRPNNDLGHPFCANLRDGNWMIEYIWKRLKVDEGTKELGQWFEENTKYLQQIPRYLIPCYFDIIVTRIYVKLLDQSYNLMSDMVKHGSTFVRSLSLGSLQFGGYVRSGDLPTLSPNLAPPKPPTKRNDNGEGIQACISLSAGLPHFSVGYMRNWGRDTFIALRGLLILTGRFEETRQHILAYGACLRHGLIPNLLDGGRNPRFNCRDAVWWWLYCIKSYCEEAPQGINILSDVVSRIFPTDDSPNQPPGAVDQLLRDVIQEALKVHFQGLKFRERNAGRQIDEQMTDAGFNNQIGIHPETGFVFGGNQWNCGTWMDKMGSSEKAGNKGKPATPRDGSAIELVGLSKAAITWLWKLNQEGVYPYDGVERTHKNGTTTKWTFKEWGDKIQQNFEKKFFVPLKLSSEENRPDLVNKKNIYKDCFGASQHWTDYQLRSNFPIAMVAAPELFNPQHAWAALEQAEKYLLGPLGMKTLDPEDWNYRGDYDNSNDSNDFHTAQGFNYHQGPEWIWPIGYFLRAKLIFAARNGMLEETLAKTKVILAMHFTELQTSPWRGLPELTNSKGSYCRDSSRTQAWSMSCVLEVLHDLQQIESKQIFVN from the exons gttGCGAGGCAAAATGTCGTCACTAATGTCGTGGCTCCTAAGTAGC GTAACAGGCTCGAGGGGGGACGAGGCTTCTACTGCAAGGGGACCCCCTCAGACAGAATTAGCCACTACTAAGAACAAAGCTACATCAAACATTCAGCAGAAGAAACCTGAAAGCAGGAAAAAATCTCGTAGAGTGGGTGAAGAGCCAAAGTTCAGTACAAAGTTGTCAACGCCGATTGAGGCTATTATTGAGGAAACTTTAAATGAAGAAGTCAGTGACAGCCCATCCAATTCATCAACAGAAAAACCTGCCACCTCAAAatcaaagagaaaaaagaagCCAAAGAAGGGAAATATAGACCAGAAAGCCACTGGAGAAGTATATAGTAATAGTGATTTTGTGTTTGTaaaacgttttcaaaaaaCGCCACGAAAAGAGCCTAATCCCTCCAAACCATCATCTCCTGTGAGCAAAGCAGTCAAAAAGTCGATCAGTCAACAAGGGAAGGCAATATTTGAAGAACAAAATTCAGAAGAAGCATTGCaaagtatttcaaaaaaacaacataCAGTTACCACTCCAATTATTGACCATTACAAGGTTTTTGATAAATCGAACCTTCCAAAACTTGAAGCTAAAGAGAGCAAAAAAGTATCATCTGAAGTGTCATATGCAAGTGTAGTAACTAATAAAAGTGCCGAGGGTCCTACAGAAACAGACAGCATTAGATTTAGATTTGCAGAGAGAGAGTCAAATCTTGAGGCTGTCATTAGTAATTCTATTGAGTGTTTGCGTCAATGGTCAGACGAATCATCAGAATATTCAGATAAGGAGGTTGATACTACAAATAATGCCCCAGATGAGTTAGAACTTTCTGATGAAGAGGGAATTAAGGTTTGTGTCAGTAGTAAGCAAGCAGAACAAACTGAAGCTCTTCCTGTGCTTCCTAAGTTAATTGAGAATTTAGGGACTACATCACAGACTGACAAGAATGatatatctcaaaaaatattgactGAAGAGGAAATTGAAGATAAAATTCAGGATTTGGATGATCTAATTATAGAGGAACCCTTTGTAATTGAAGAAATAGTAACTGTAACTTCAAAGAATGATATCAACAATATAGTTAAGGAAGAGCTGCCAATTGATTCAGCTGCTGAGAGAATCCCAGTAacggaaaatttatttcttgaaactTTAAGTACAGAACTGAACAACTCGGCAGAGGAAGAGATTCAAAGTTTAGAAGATAAAATAGTTGAACAACTTTATATAATTGAAGATATTGAAACTACTTATTCACCTCTCCAATTAACTCAGGAACAATTAGACATGTCGTTTAGATCTCAAGTTAGGGTTCTCACACTTAATGACAGAGAGTATCAGGAATCTATAATCTACCGCATTGAGAAAAACTTTATTCTACAATTCAGATTTGGGCCTACTTTGCttggaagaaaaataaagCTATATTGCAACTATCCAATAGAAGTCAATAATGTCTTGGCGGAATTTGATAGAAATACTTATCAGTTGTTGAACTGGTACCAGGATGAAGGATGCAAAAATGCTGATGACACTGCTTCATATGCCGAAATTATCCCAAAGATTGCTGGAAGTTTTcactattattttatttatgaaaatga GAATATTGAAGAAAGGCAAGGTTCTGGCTATTTCCTTGTAGATCCTGTACTGAAGTATGGAACAAACAATGAGGTGTTGCCCTTAGATTGTATTCAGTGTCAAACTGTGCTGTCAAAACACTTGGGGCCTTTTTCTACATGGGACAGTAAACTTAAAGTTGGAAAGGAGTCTGGGTATAATGTAATTCATTTCACACCAATTCAA gAATTAGGTGCCTCACATTCATGCTATAGCCTCAGTGAGCAACTTAGATTAAATCCAATCTTCAACGAGGTAGACGGACGTAAGCCGACTTTTGAGGACATCGAAAAATTGACCTGCAAAATGAGAAAAGAATGGAag aTGCTTTCCGTATGCGACATTGTTTTAAATCACACTGCCAATGAGAGCGAATGGATAAACGAGCATCCTGAGGCCACGTACAATTGTGCAAATTGCCCTTATTTACGTCCTGCATATTTGCTAGATGCAGGCATTTATCAGTTTTCTCTTGATGTTAAGAAAg GATATTACGAGGATAAAGGCATTCCGCGTGAAATTTGTAAGGAAGAACATTTAAATGCCATTCGATACCATTTTAAACTCAATATTCTGGATATCTTAAAACTACACGAATTGTTCACTGTAGATGTTAAAAAGTATCTAgaagaatttttaacattagCAAGAAAAACTCCTCCTACTAGCAGTAATGAAAAATCCCCTTTACCAGAACTAGAAATTATTCACGACCCACAATATCGAAGATTGGGAAGTAGCATAGATTTAGCCTTGGCTTTAAAGAAATACAATACATACAGACTTGATTCTTTTGATGAGGAATCTCGAGTGAAAAAGTGCTCTGAAGaattgaaaagtaaattaGATTCTCTTAATGAATCTCTAATCAAAGAAGTTACTGATGACTTGAATACTGCTCTAGAGAATGTTATTGCTGGTATAAGATATTTCAGGGTGCAATCTGATGGCCCTAAATTCAGGGATATAACAATCAGCCATCCCCTAGTATACCGTTATTTTACGGACTATGGCTCACCGAAAACATTAGCAGAAAATGAAGATATCATGTACAGTGagaatggaaaatttcttatGGCTCACAATGGTTGGGTTATGAATTCAGatccattgaaaaattttgccgATGTAGGCACTAAAACCTACATAAGAAGGGAACTAATCGCTTGGGGTGATAGCGTGAAACTGCGTTTTGGCAATAAACCTGAAGACAATCCGTTTTTATGGGATCATATGCGGCGATACGTTGAGCAaactgttaaaatatttgacgGAGTACGCCTGGATAATTGCCACTCTACTCCTATTCCTGTTGCGGAATACTTACTGGATTGTGCCAGAAAAATTCGGCCTGATTTATATGTCGTGGCGGAGCTTTTTACGAACTCGGATTTAACTGATAACTTATTTGTCAACAA ACTAGGAATTACATCCCTCATCCGCGAAGCTATGTCCGCTTGGGACTCTCACGAAGAAGGTCGCCTGGTCTACCGTTACGGAGGTGTCCCTGTAGGTTCGTTCTATCAACCAAATATTAGACCATTAGTTCCCATGGTAGCTCACGCTTTGTTCTTGGATTTAACCCACGATAACCCAAGTCCAGTCGAAAAAAGATCAG TCTTTGATTTGCTGCCAAGCTCCGCTCTTGTCAATATGGCCTGCTGTGCAAGTGGGTCAAATAGAGGCTATGATGAATTGGTTCCTCATCACGTTCACGTAGTAGATGAAACTAGACAATACACTGAATGGTGCGAAGATGAAAGTCTTGTAGTGGGCAATGTTAGATACGTGAATGATAAATTTGGAATAATTGCCGCTAAAAAAGCCCTAAATAATTTGCACTTTAAATTGGGGATTGAAGGTTACAATCAAGTTTATGTTGACCAAATGGATTCAGACGTCGTCGCAGTTACTCGTCACAATCCGGACACGCATAGCAGCTATGTTTTGGTTGCTTTTACTGCGTTTACCCATCCTGACGAGCATGCCCATAAACACCAACGAGGTATCAAACCTTTGAGAGTTGAAGGCGTCTTAGACGAGATTGTTTTAGAAGGTTCATTACATCATGTGGATACCCA GTCCGGCGGTTCtcaatttgccaaatttcaaactttcacCAAAGATTCTCAGTGGATAAATGGTTTATCGGAttataaagtgaaaattaaagagCATATTAAAGTAACTCAATCTGATGTTTTTGAGGAAGTGAGCTCGGGGACTCTCAACGTTATTCAGTTGaactttaagaattttaaaccAGGTTCAATTGCAGTAATCAA agTTTCATTGCCTGAAGATATTAAGGAATCCGTGTTGAAAATTCGAGGCCTAATCAATAGTCTTTCGTCGAAAAAGGACACGGAATTATGTCGAATTATAGGAAACTTGACGTTATCCGACTTAAACCGGGCATTATATCGATGTGATCAAGAAGAAAGGGATGAGG GCAAGGGGTTCGATGTATATAACATTCCTAATTTCGGATCTTTGGTGTATTGTGGTCTCCAAGGTTTCATTTCTCTTTTGGCGAATATAAGACCTAACAATGATTTGGGGCATCCGTTTTGCGCCAATTTAAGAGATGGTAACTGGATGAttg AATATATCTGGAAGCGATTGAAAGTTGATGAAGGGACAAAGGAGTTAGGCCAGTGGTTTGAAGAAAACActaaatatttacaacaaattCCTAGATATTTAATTCCCTGCTACTTTGATATTATTGTTACCAGAATTTATGTGAAATTATTAGACCAGAGTTACAATTTAATGTCGGa CATGGTAAAGCACGGTTCGACTTTTGTGCGAAGTTTATCATTAGGATCTTTGCAATTTGGTGGTTATGTGAGATCAGGCGATTTGCCAACGTTATCGCCCAACTTAGCTCCACCCAAACCACCGACAAAAAGAAACGACAATGGAGAGGGTATACAGGCTTGTATTAGCTTATCAGCAG GACTTCCTCATTTTTCTGTTGGTTATATGAGAAACTGGGGCCGTGACACATTTATAGCCTTAAGAGGACTCTTAATCTTAACTGGGCGATTTGAAGAGACCCGTCAACACATTTTAGCTTATGGAGCTTGTCTAAGACATGGCTTAATTCCGAATTTGCTCGATGGAGGACGTAATCCCAG GTTTAATTGTCGAGACGCTGTTTGGTGGTGGTTGTACTGTATCAAGTCCTACTGCGAAGAGGCTCCGCAGGGAATAAACATTCTTTCAGATGTAGTATCACGTATTTTCCCCACTGATGACTCTCCGAATCAACCTCCAGGCGCTGTAGACCAGCTTCTGAGAGATGTCATTCAa GAAGCATTGAAGGTCCATTTCCAAGGTTTGAAATTCCGAGAAAGGAATGCTGGCAGGCAAATCGACGAACAAATGACCGATGCAGGGTTCAATAATCAAATTGGAATTCATCCGGAAACCGGATTTGTTTTCG GTGGCAATCAATGGAATTGTGGAACCTGGATGGATAAAATGGGTTCATCGGAAAAAGCCGGAAATAAAGGAAAACCTGCCACACCCCGTGACGGATCAGCTATAGAACTAGTTGGTTTGTCGAAAGCTGCAATTACTTGGCTTTGGAAACTTAACCAAGAAG GTGTTTACCCGTACGATGGAGTTGAGAGAACACACAAAAACGGAACAACCACCAAATGGACTTTTAAGGAATGGGGGGACAAGATCcagcaaaattttgaaaaaaaattttttgtgccGCTAAAACTCTCTTCTGAGGAGAACCGGCCTGATTTagtaaacaagaaaaatatctataaaGACTGCTTTGGTGCATCTCAACATTGGACCGATTATCAACTTAGAAGCAATTTTCCTATTGCAATGGTCGCT GCTCCTGAATTATTTAACCCTCAGCATGCTTGGGCTGCCTTAGAACAAgctgagaaatatttattgggGCCTCTCGGAATGAAGACTTTAGATCCGGAAGATTGGAATTACCGGGGAGATTATGACAATTCCAACGATTCAAACGATTTCCATACAGCGCAAGGGTTTAATTACCATCAAGGACCT gAGTGGATTTGGCCTATAGGCTACTTCTTAAGGGCAAAGCTCATTTTTGCAGCTCGAAATGGAATGTTAGAAGAGACTCTAGCAAAGACTAAAGTGATTCTTGCTATGCATTTTACGGAATTGCAAACATCTCCGTGGCGTGGATTACCCGAACTAACCAACAGCAAGGGATCATACTGTAGGGATAGCTCTAGAACCCAGGCTTGGAGCATGTCATGTGTTTTAGAG gtaCTCCACGATCTGCAACAAATCGAGTCGAAGCAGATCTTCGTAAACTGA